The proteins below come from a single Rhizobium tropici CIAT 899 genomic window:
- a CDS encoding alpha/beta fold hydrolase — protein MEFRDDELHRFEAEGAAPLPQTEVESHVDHDGARIWYASHGSGAPVILLHGGLGNSGNWGYQVPALIDAGHQVIVIDSRGHGRSTRDERPYTYELMASDVLAVMDRLKIEKAAMAGWSDGACIGMVLGKIHPERVSGVFFFACNMDPSGTKEFVATPVIERCFSRHTKDYAALSATPDRFDAFVEAVGLMQRTEPNYTIADLAEINAPVAIVHSEHDEFIKREHADYLVRHIPGAELIFLPGVSHFAPLQRPAQFNTALLAFLARIAA, from the coding sequence ATGGAATTTCGCGACGATGAGCTTCACCGCTTCGAAGCCGAAGGGGCCGCGCCCTTGCCGCAAACCGAGGTGGAAAGCCATGTCGATCATGATGGCGCGCGTATCTGGTACGCTTCCCATGGCAGCGGTGCACCGGTGATCCTTCTGCATGGCGGGCTCGGAAACAGCGGCAATTGGGGCTATCAGGTGCCGGCGCTGATCGACGCAGGCCATCAGGTTATCGTCATAGACAGCCGCGGCCATGGCCGCAGCACACGGGACGAGCGACCATACACGTATGAGCTCATGGCCTCCGACGTTCTCGCCGTCATGGACAGGCTGAAGATCGAAAAGGCTGCCATGGCCGGCTGGAGCGACGGCGCCTGCATCGGCATGGTGCTTGGAAAAATCCATCCGGAGCGTGTTTCCGGCGTCTTTTTCTTTGCCTGCAACATGGATCCGAGCGGCACGAAGGAATTCGTGGCGACGCCGGTCATCGAGCGCTGCTTCTCCCGCCATACGAAGGATTACGCAGCCCTTTCCGCCACGCCGGACAGGTTCGATGCCTTCGTCGAGGCTGTCGGCCTGATGCAACGGACCGAGCCGAACTACACCATCGCCGATCTAGCAGAGATCAATGCGCCTGTTGCCATCGTGCATAGCGAGCACGATGAGTTCATCAAGCGCGAACACGCCGATTATCTTGTCCGGCATATCCCCGGGGCGGAATTGATCTTTCTGCCCGGCGTCAGCCATTTCGCACCGCTGCAGCGGCCGGCGCAGTTCAACACCGCCTTGCTCGCCTTCCTCGCTCGGATTGCCGCCTGA
- a CDS encoding LysR family transcriptional regulator produces the protein MRFDLTDLRLFLAVVDAGSITHGAADVGLSLPAASERLRDMEANGGVKLLERGRRGVSPTSAGEALAHHARLIQRQLAQMRGELGEHASGLRATIRLLANTAAIAEYLPPRLGEWMARNPRTDIDLKERQSVEIARAVSAELAEIGILSDAADTSGLILRPFAIDRLVVVMPRDRALAAAKQTSFTEILHEHFVGLAGGALQDHIDAQAARLGVRLKMRVRMRTFESICEMAGQGIGLGIVPETAARRCSRSAKIAVLRLTDPWATRRLSVCARSHEELPTPARDLFEHLAAT, from the coding sequence ATGCGCTTTGACCTGACCGACCTTCGCCTTTTCCTTGCCGTCGTCGATGCCGGCAGCATCACGCATGGAGCCGCCGATGTCGGGCTTTCGCTGCCGGCTGCCAGTGAGCGGCTGCGCGACATGGAGGCAAACGGCGGCGTAAAGCTGCTGGAGCGCGGGCGACGCGGCGTGAGCCCGACATCCGCTGGCGAGGCGCTGGCGCATCATGCCCGGCTGATCCAGCGGCAGCTCGCCCAGATGCGCGGCGAGCTTGGGGAACATGCAAGCGGCCTGCGCGCAACCATTCGGCTTCTCGCCAACACCGCGGCGATCGCCGAATATCTGCCGCCTCGCCTTGGCGAATGGATGGCCAGAAACCCGCGAACGGACATCGATCTAAAGGAGCGCCAGAGCGTCGAGATCGCGCGGGCCGTTTCGGCCGAGCTGGCCGAGATCGGCATCCTATCGGACGCGGCCGATACCTCCGGCCTGATATTGCGGCCCTTCGCGATCGACCGGCTGGTGGTGGTGATGCCTCGCGATCGTGCGCTTGCGGCGGCAAAGCAGACCAGCTTCACGGAAATCCTGCATGAGCATTTTGTCGGCCTGGCAGGCGGGGCGCTGCAGGATCACATCGATGCACAGGCCGCGCGGCTCGGCGTCCGACTGAAAATGCGCGTGCGGATGCGGACATTTGAGAGCATCTGCGAGATGGCAGGCCAGGGTATCGGCCTCGGCATCGTGCCGGAAACGGCAGCACGGCGCTGCAGCCGATCCGCAAAAATTGCGGTCCTTCGCCTGACCGACCCATGGGCGACGCGCCGGCTTTCGGTCTGTGCCCGCTCGCACGAAGAACTGCCGACGCCAGCCCGCGATCTTTTCGAGCATCTCGCCGCGACGTGA
- a CDS encoding sulfite exporter TauE/SafE family protein yields MMDHSIWLVAAIFATFFIAGMVKGITGMGLPTVAMGVLGTLISPLVAASLLIVPSFVTNVWQLLAGPSFGAFARRFLLLVLAVIIGTFAGSYFLAADDTRLTTPALGAALIVYAGHALLARQLHVPARFEPLLSPLVGGITGLFTGATGVFVVPAVPYLQSLGLEKEELVQALGLSFTVSTVALAAALAWHGVFRIDNLALSTLAIVPALAGMWAGQIIRNRVSPATFRRWFLICLLVLGAEMVMKASF; encoded by the coding sequence ATGATGGATCATTCGATATGGCTCGTCGCGGCAATCTTCGCGACCTTCTTCATCGCCGGCATGGTCAAGGGCATCACCGGCATGGGGCTGCCGACTGTGGCGATGGGAGTTCTGGGCACGCTGATCTCGCCGCTCGTCGCGGCCAGCCTGCTGATCGTCCCGTCTTTCGTTACCAATGTCTGGCAGCTGCTGGCCGGCCCTAGTTTTGGCGCGTTTGCCCGTCGTTTCCTCCTCTTGGTTCTTGCAGTAATCATCGGAACCTTCGCCGGCTCATATTTCCTTGCCGCCGACGATACGCGTCTGACGACCCCTGCGCTGGGTGCGGCACTCATCGTCTATGCCGGCCACGCTTTGCTCGCCCGTCAACTGCATGTGCCTGCAAGGTTCGAGCCGCTGCTGTCGCCGCTCGTCGGCGGGATCACCGGCCTGTTCACAGGAGCGACCGGCGTCTTCGTCGTGCCGGCAGTGCCCTATCTGCAGTCGCTCGGACTGGAGAAGGAGGAGCTGGTCCAGGCGCTCGGCCTTTCGTTCACCGTTTCGACGGTAGCACTCGCCGCCGCACTCGCCTGGCACGGCGTCTTCCGCATCGACAATCTCGCGCTCTCTACCCTCGCGATCGTCCCGGCACTTGCCGGCATGTGGGCCGGCCAGATCATTCGCAATCGCGTCAGTCCTGCCACTTTCCGCCGCTGGTTTCTGATTTGTCTGCTGGTACTTGGCGCAGAGATGGTGATGAAGGCTTCTTTCTGA
- a CDS encoding isochorismatase family protein, translated as MAGSEGLMEEEQREISDNNPLADALLVVDVQNAFVQGPGAVPDHAVLRSAVEVLLDKARSAWAPVIFLQNDGPAGAPDEPFQPGWKLHYPPLSGELVIRKTEDDGFDGTDLDTILTAFGVKDLVICGVLSEMCVAATARAALERGYGVLLPHDAHATYDVPAGPGSQGVPAAMAARAAEWSLGDEIRICASAREVRFKERA; from the coding sequence ATGGCAGGATCCGAAGGATTGATGGAAGAAGAGCAGCGAGAGATTTCCGATAACAATCCATTGGCCGATGCCCTGCTGGTCGTCGATGTCCAGAATGCCTTCGTACAAGGCCCAGGCGCGGTCCCCGATCATGCCGTGTTGAGGTCGGCGGTGGAGGTCCTGCTGGACAAGGCGCGGTCAGCATGGGCTCCTGTGATTTTCCTGCAGAATGATGGTCCGGCAGGCGCGCCGGATGAGCCGTTTCAGCCGGGATGGAAACTCCATTATCCGCCCCTTTCCGGCGAGTTGGTCATCAGGAAAACGGAGGATGACGGCTTCGACGGCACCGACCTTGACACTATTCTCACAGCCTTCGGCGTGAAGGATCTGGTGATATGCGGCGTGCTCTCGGAAATGTGCGTTGCCGCGACGGCGCGAGCGGCGCTTGAGCGCGGCTATGGTGTACTGCTGCCGCATGATGCCCACGCCACCTATGATGTTCCCGCCGGTCCAGGCTCGCAGGGCGTGCCCGCAGCCATGGCGGCAAGGGCGGCGGAATGGTCTCTTGGCGACGAGATCAGGATTTGTGCTTCGGCACGCGAAGTTCGTTTCAAAGAGCGAGCTTAA
- a CDS encoding winged helix-turn-helix transcriptional regulator — MVARKSLKGDYCPSARSLDVIGDWWSLLIVRDAFDGLTRFGEFQKSLGIAKNILTERLRTLVASGILELVPTSEGGARMEYRLTAMGKDLFPVMVALRQFGERHLFAPAEEHSLLVDRATGQPVQLDIRAQDGRAIGPDETVIVKVPEGE, encoded by the coding sequence ATGGTCGCGCGAAAGAGCCTAAAGGGTGATTATTGTCCGAGCGCGCGTTCGCTCGACGTGATCGGCGACTGGTGGTCGCTCCTGATCGTACGCGACGCCTTCGACGGGCTGACGCGCTTCGGCGAATTTCAAAAGAGCCTCGGCATTGCCAAGAATATTTTGACCGAGCGACTGCGGACGCTTGTCGCAAGCGGCATTCTGGAGCTCGTACCGACAAGCGAAGGCGGTGCGCGCATGGAATATCGGCTGACGGCGATGGGAAAAGATCTCTTTCCGGTGATGGTGGCGCTGCGCCAATTCGGCGAACGCCATCTCTTTGCGCCGGCGGAAGAGCATTCGCTACTGGTGGATCGCGCCACGGGACAGCCGGTGCAGCTCGATATCCGGGCGCAGGACGGGCGTGCCATCGGCCCGGACGAGACGGTTATCGTGAAGGTGCCGGAAGGGGAATAG
- a CDS encoding MFS transporter, with amino-acid sequence MAIDQDAPPAGSAKDILRPNSSREGSSKSTEYSGAANSPLTRATIFLFAVASGLAVANAYFAHPLLDVMADDLKLSRTVAGLIVGATQLGYGFGLILLVPLGDLVDRRKLIIVQSLLSVAALISVGSSSSAAMLLASMTAVGFLAVVTQALVAYAASLAHPAERGHIVGVVTSGIVLGILLARSVAGTLTDLSGWRTVYIVSAVLTLVIALLLWRALPRQEKPRSGLSYFGLIRSLGTLLVEEPVLRIRGIIAMLIFANITTLLAPLVMPLTAPPYSLSHTEVGLFGLAGAAGALGAIRAGRWADRGHGQRTTGIALALMLLAWLPISMLDHSILWLILGVLVIDFGLQAVHVTNQGMIYRVRPDAQNRLTAAYMVFYSIGSAVGSSTSTIIYAHAGWSGVCISGTAISLVTLLFWALTLRATPEVATQSVGRGKI; translated from the coding sequence ATGGCGATCGATCAGGACGCGCCGCCGGCCGGCAGCGCGAAGGATATTCTGCGCCCTAACTCCTCGCGAGAGGGTTCGTCTAAGAGCACCGAATACTCCGGAGCGGCCAATTCGCCGCTGACGCGCGCAACGATTTTCCTCTTTGCCGTCGCGAGTGGCCTTGCTGTGGCCAATGCCTATTTCGCCCATCCGCTTCTCGATGTCATGGCCGATGATCTCAAGCTGTCGCGCACGGTTGCCGGCCTGATCGTCGGTGCGACGCAGCTCGGTTATGGGTTCGGCCTGATCCTGCTGGTTCCGCTTGGCGATCTCGTAGACCGGCGCAAGCTCATCATCGTGCAGTCGCTGCTGAGCGTGGCGGCCCTCATCAGTGTCGGCTCCTCGTCCAGTGCGGCGATGCTGCTCGCCTCCATGACCGCCGTTGGCTTCCTGGCCGTCGTGACACAGGCGCTGGTTGCCTACGCGGCGAGCCTTGCGCACCCCGCCGAGCGCGGTCATATCGTCGGCGTGGTCACCAGCGGCATCGTCCTCGGCATCCTGCTGGCGCGCAGCGTCGCGGGAACGCTGACCGATCTCTCTGGCTGGCGGACTGTCTATATCGTCTCAGCCGTGCTGACGCTGGTAATCGCGCTTCTCCTTTGGCGCGCGCTGCCGCGGCAGGAGAAGCCGAGGAGCGGACTCTCCTATTTCGGTCTTATCCGCTCGCTCGGCACCTTACTCGTAGAAGAACCTGTCCTGCGCATCCGCGGGATCATCGCCATGCTGATCTTCGCCAATATCACCACCTTGCTCGCGCCGCTCGTCATGCCCCTGACGGCGCCACCCTATTCCCTGTCCCATACCGAAGTCGGCCTGTTCGGCCTTGCCGGCGCGGCAGGCGCACTCGGCGCCATCAGGGCTGGGCGCTGGGCCGACCGCGGCCATGGTCAGCGCACGACAGGCATTGCACTCGCGCTAATGCTCCTTGCCTGGCTACCGATCTCGATGCTCGATCATTCGATCCTCTGGCTCATTCTCGGTGTCCTCGTCATCGATTTCGGCCTGCAGGCGGTGCACGTCACCAATCAGGGCATGATCTATCGCGTGAGACCTGATGCGCAAAACCGGCTGACCGCTGCTTACATGGTCTTCTATTCCATCGGCAGCGCCGTGGGATCATCGACGTCGACGATCATCTATGCTCATGCGGGCTGG